The following proteins come from a genomic window of Candidatus Thiodiazotropha sp. CDECU1:
- a CDS encoding retropepsin-like aspartic protease, whose translation MIKALLSVMWIVLYSGQLWAEQFVFDVPMYSKGASTYYIAGKIGNMPETEFMVDTGSSYMTINEATLSELQANGSPRYLRDLKGILANGDVLSVPVYTITNVRIGEECLLDEVDVAVFPGKTRQILGLSALSKTAPFIFSTQPPQLQLSHCHLARVETGNQTKLAAGIATP comes from the coding sequence ATGATCAAAGCACTACTAAGCGTTATGTGGATAGTCCTCTATAGCGGTCAGCTGTGGGCGGAGCAGTTCGTGTTTGATGTACCCATGTACTCCAAGGGAGCCAGCACCTACTACATAGCCGGAAAGATCGGCAACATGCCCGAGACAGAGTTCATGGTCGATACCGGCTCCAGCTACATGACGATCAACGAGGCCACCTTGAGTGAACTCCAGGCCAACGGCAGTCCACGCTATCTACGGGACCTGAAGGGCATATTGGCCAATGGAGACGTGTTGAGTGTGCCTGTCTACACGATTACCAATGTACGAATTGGCGAAGAGTGTCTACTGGATGAGGTGGACGTTGCGGTGTTTCCCGGCAAAACCCGCCAGATTCTGGGATTGAGTGCACTGTCGAAGACCGCACCCTTCATCTTTTCCACTCAACCACCCCAGCTGCAGTTGAGTCATTGCCATCTGGCCAGGGTGGAGACCGGCAACCAGACAAAGCTGGCTGCCGGCATTGCGACCCCCTGA
- the leuS gene encoding leucine--tRNA ligase: MQKIYDPAALEAEVQAYWEKEKTYEVDEDPTKEKFYSLSMFPYPSGKLHMGHVRNYTIGDVIARYQRMLGKNVLQPMGWDAFGLPAENAALKNKVAPAGWTYDNIAYMKGQLIRLGFGYDWRRELATCQPDYYKWEQWLFTELYKKGLVYRKHAVVNWDPVDQTVLANEQVIDGRGWRSGAVVERREIPQWFVKITDYADELLDEIDNLEGWPEQVRTMQRNWIGRSFGVEMVFDIEASDEALTIYTTRPDTLMGVTYVAVAAEHPLALQAADTNQQLAAFIEECRQGGTSEAELETIEKKGIPLGINAIHPVSGEMVPVYAANFVLMGYGTGAVMAVPAHDERDHAFALQYGIPIKQVIHPSEGDNPDIQAAAYTEAGVLQDSGPFNGLSSAAAFDAIAEWLQERGKGQKTKQYRLRDWGVSRQRYWGAPIPMIHCETCGIVPVPLQDLPVRLPEDIVYDENTINPIKNSPAFSACSCPQCGGEAQRETDTFDTFMESSWYYARYTCPGADAMLDERADYWLPVDHYIGGIEHAVLHLLYARFYHKLLRDAGLVKSNEPFTRLLTQGMVVADTYYRDQEDGSKHWYNPTEVEVQRDEKGRPLAARLKEDAGPVAIGGIEKMSKSKNNGVDPQTLIDRYGADTVRLYTMFTSPPDQSLEWNDEGVEGAYRFLKRLWALAEVILAKPMAADSTPVELDESQKTARREIHESLKKVLYDYERQRFNNVVSACMGMINILYKLGDSAADLQLLREGVSLVLRLLAPIAPHITHRLWCDLEYGDEILDSEWPQPDEAALKQESLPYVVQVNGKVRATIQVATDAEKPAIEALALANDNVQRFIGDNRVRKVIVVPGKLVNIVAK; this comes from the coding sequence ATGCAGAAAATCTACGATCCTGCGGCCCTCGAGGCAGAGGTGCAGGCATATTGGGAAAAAGAGAAGACCTATGAGGTCGATGAGGACCCCACTAAAGAGAAATTTTACTCCCTCTCCATGTTTCCCTACCCCAGCGGCAAGTTGCACATGGGGCATGTGCGTAACTACACCATTGGTGATGTGATCGCCCGCTATCAACGCATGCTGGGTAAAAACGTACTCCAGCCCATGGGTTGGGATGCCTTCGGCCTGCCAGCGGAGAATGCGGCGTTGAAGAACAAGGTAGCACCGGCTGGCTGGACCTATGACAACATCGCCTATATGAAAGGCCAGTTGATTCGGCTTGGTTTTGGCTATGACTGGCGCCGGGAGCTGGCAACCTGTCAGCCCGATTACTATAAATGGGAGCAGTGGCTGTTCACTGAGCTGTATAAAAAGGGATTGGTCTATCGCAAGCATGCCGTGGTCAATTGGGATCCGGTGGATCAGACGGTACTCGCCAATGAGCAGGTCATCGATGGCCGTGGCTGGCGCTCCGGGGCCGTGGTTGAGCGGCGTGAGATTCCACAATGGTTCGTCAAGATCACCGACTACGCGGATGAACTGCTGGATGAGATCGATAACCTGGAAGGTTGGCCTGAGCAGGTGCGAACCATGCAACGCAACTGGATCGGTCGCTCTTTTGGGGTGGAGATGGTGTTTGATATCGAGGCATCGGATGAGGCCCTGACTATCTATACCACACGCCCGGACACCCTGATGGGCGTCACCTATGTCGCCGTTGCCGCTGAACACCCTTTGGCATTGCAGGCGGCTGACACCAATCAGCAACTTGCGGCTTTTATTGAAGAGTGTCGTCAGGGCGGAACGTCCGAAGCGGAACTGGAGACGATCGAGAAAAAGGGTATCCCGCTGGGTATCAATGCCATCCATCCGGTAAGTGGTGAAATGGTACCGGTCTATGCCGCGAATTTTGTCCTCATGGGCTATGGTACAGGGGCGGTGATGGCGGTTCCGGCCCATGATGAGCGGGACCATGCCTTCGCCCTGCAATACGGTATCCCGATCAAACAGGTGATCCATCCCAGCGAAGGCGATAATCCGGACATACAAGCTGCGGCCTATACCGAGGCGGGTGTCTTGCAGGACTCGGGTCCCTTCAATGGACTCTCATCCGCCGCCGCCTTCGATGCCATAGCGGAGTGGCTGCAGGAACGGGGCAAAGGCCAGAAGACCAAGCAGTACCGGCTGCGTGACTGGGGTGTTTCACGCCAACGCTACTGGGGTGCGCCAATCCCCATGATTCACTGTGAGACATGCGGAATTGTTCCAGTGCCGTTGCAAGATCTGCCGGTGCGCCTGCCTGAAGATATCGTCTACGATGAAAACACCATCAATCCGATAAAAAACAGTCCTGCCTTCTCCGCCTGCAGCTGCCCCCAGTGTGGCGGTGAGGCACAACGGGAGACAGATACCTTCGATACCTTCATGGAGTCGAGCTGGTACTACGCGCGCTACACCTGTCCGGGTGCCGATGCCATGCTCGATGAACGGGCGGACTATTGGTTACCTGTCGACCACTACATAGGCGGTATCGAACATGCCGTACTGCACCTGTTGTATGCCCGTTTCTATCACAAATTGTTACGCGATGCCGGACTGGTGAAGAGTAATGAGCCGTTCACACGCCTGTTGACCCAGGGAATGGTGGTGGCCGATACCTACTATCGCGATCAGGAGGATGGTTCCAAGCACTGGTATAACCCGACCGAGGTGGAAGTCCAACGTGATGAGAAGGGGCGTCCGCTCGCTGCGCGGTTGAAGGAGGATGCTGGGCCGGTTGCCATAGGCGGTATCGAAAAGATGTCGAAGTCGAAGAACAACGGGGTCGACCCACAGACTCTTATCGATCGCTATGGTGCCGATACGGTTCGACTCTACACCATGTTCACCTCTCCCCCCGATCAGTCCCTGGAGTGGAACGATGAAGGGGTTGAGGGCGCGTACCGTTTTCTTAAACGTCTGTGGGCATTGGCGGAGGTTATTCTCGCCAAGCCGATGGCGGCGGACTCGACGCCGGTTGAGTTGGATGAATCCCAGAAGACAGCACGGCGGGAAATCCACGAGTCATTGAAAAAGGTCCTGTATGACTATGAGCGTCAGCGTTTCAACAATGTGGTCTCCGCCTGCATGGGGATGATCAATATCCTCTACAAGCTTGGAGATAGCGCTGCCGACCTTCAGTTGCTGCGTGAAGGCGTCTCCCTGGTGCTGAGATTGCTGGCCCCGATTGCACCCCACATCACCCACCGCTTGTGGTGTGATCTGGAGTATGGGGATGAGATACTCGATAGCGAATGGCCGCAGCCCGATGAGGCAGCCCTGAAACAGGAGAGTCTGCCTTATGTGGTGCAGGTGAACGGCAAGGTTCGAGCAACCATACAGGTAGCGACGGATGCCGAGAAACCGGCTATCGAGGCACTGGCGCTGGCAAATGACAATGTGCAGCGCTTTATTGGTGACAACAGGGTGCGAAAGGTTATCGTCGTACCCGGGAAACTGGTGAATATCGTTGCCAAGTAA
- the holA gene encoding DNA polymerase III subunit delta: MRLRTEQLANHLQQQLAPVYLLSGDEPLQMQEAADAIRHAAREQGYSEREILDQGGGFDWSSLHNAAESLSLFGDKRLLELRLSSGKLGAEGGKSVSAYCERPAMDTVLLITLPKLDRAQLNSKWFQAVERLGVAIQIWPVEGRRLMPWIEQRLRRAGLIPEAGVVEMLADRVEGNLLAASQEIEKLLLLYGQGVVSPEKLIEAVADSARFDVFSLVDTLLDGDISKGLRILQGLKGEGVAAPVVLWAVSREIRLLAEMGFELKHGGGVDQIMAKHRVWDRRKPILRKALQRQVDHWQGLLADCAIADKAIKGLHPADPWLLFQQLARGMAGLPQM; encoded by the coding sequence ATGCGTCTGCGAACTGAACAACTGGCAAACCATCTGCAGCAACAGCTCGCCCCTGTCTATCTGCTGAGCGGGGACGAGCCCCTGCAGATGCAGGAAGCAGCGGATGCGATACGGCATGCGGCCCGTGAACAAGGCTACAGCGAACGGGAAATCCTGGATCAGGGGGGTGGTTTTGACTGGTCGAGTTTGCACAATGCCGCTGAAAGCCTCTCCCTGTTTGGTGATAAGCGTCTCCTGGAACTTCGTCTCAGCAGTGGAAAGCTGGGTGCGGAGGGGGGGAAGTCCGTCAGCGCCTATTGTGAACGCCCTGCAATGGATACTGTGCTGTTGATCACCCTGCCCAAGTTGGATCGGGCCCAGCTGAACAGCAAGTGGTTTCAGGCGGTTGAACGGCTGGGTGTGGCGATTCAGATCTGGCCGGTCGAAGGAAGGCGTCTGATGCCGTGGATTGAGCAGCGACTGCGACGTGCGGGGTTGATTCCCGAGGCGGGGGTGGTAGAGATGCTTGCCGATCGGGTAGAGGGTAATCTGCTTGCGGCCAGCCAGGAGATAGAGAAGTTGCTGCTGTTGTATGGCCAGGGTGTGGTTAGCCCGGAAAAGCTCATCGAGGCCGTGGCCGATAGTGCACGCTTCGATGTCTTCAGCCTGGTCGATACCCTGCTCGATGGGGATATCAGCAAGGGATTACGTATCCTGCAGGGGCTGAAGGGCGAGGGTGTTGCCGCCCCGGTGGTGCTTTGGGCGGTAAGCCGGGAGATTCGTCTGCTTGCCGAGATGGGATTTGAGTTGAAGCACGGCGGGGGGGTGGACCAGATTATGGCAAAACATCGTGTCTGGGACAGACGCAAACCGATCCTGCGAAAGGCATTGCAGCGGCAGGTGGATCATTGGCAGGGATTGCTTGCGGATTGCGCAATTGCGGACAAGGCGATAAAAGGTCTCCATCCCGCGGATCCCTGGTTGTTGTTTCAGCAACTTGCCCGGGGAATGGCCGGATTACCGCAGATGTGA
- a CDS encoding LPS-assembly lipoprotein LptE codes for MPSNSIRFRQQLLWVVLISTLVTGCGFHLKGYRQLSTALNGLYIIGFEKPESLAAVLHDNLQGRGAALAPELAAAKLSIEILEEKFTSRVLSVDAGGKALDKEMQLSALIRARVPGSGEKGVEQQLELLRQLSFSGDDELGQRNEADLMKYDMRNEMAEQIIRRLEAIK; via the coding sequence TTGCCAAGTAATTCAATCCGGTTTCGCCAGCAGCTGTTGTGGGTGGTGTTGATATCCACCCTCGTTACAGGGTGCGGTTTCCATCTCAAGGGGTATAGGCAACTCTCAACCGCGCTCAACGGCCTGTATATCATCGGATTCGAGAAACCTGAGAGCCTGGCGGCTGTTCTGCATGACAATCTGCAGGGCAGGGGTGCGGCATTGGCGCCGGAACTGGCGGCTGCCAAGCTCAGTATTGAGATCCTAGAGGAAAAATTCACCAGCAGGGTGCTGTCTGTGGATGCCGGCGGTAAGGCCCTCGACAAAGAGATGCAACTATCCGCACTGATTCGCGCCAGGGTGCCGGGGAGTGGCGAAAAAGGTGTGGAGCAGCAGTTGGAACTGCTACGTCAACTCAGCTTCAGTGGCGACGATGAGTTGGGTCAAAGAAACGAAGCCGATTTGATGAAGTATGATATGCGAAACGAGATGGCGGAGCAGATAATTCGTCGCCTCGAAGCCATCAAATAG